A portion of the Pseudomonas koreensis genome contains these proteins:
- a CDS encoding zinc-dependent peptidase, which yields MWSLSAWRRRRLLARHPIADDLWQRVRHQLSFLDGISAAEDQWLREACVLFLDDKRLTALPGVELHQEQRLLLAAQAQLPLMHLGDLNWYQGFHEIVLYPDDFLSPQRHRDASGVEHEWDGEHSGEAWQQGPVILAWPGVQASGGWEGYNLVIHELAHKLDMLNGDANGLPPLHVDMRVSDWATVMQAAYDDLNRQLDHDPDAETSIDPYAAENPAEFFAVTSEYFFSAPDLLHEAYPQVYLQLQLFYRQDPLGRLRQLQATDPVYQAHD from the coding sequence ATGTGGTCACTGAGCGCCTGGCGTCGCCGGCGCCTCCTGGCCAGGCACCCGATTGCCGACGACCTGTGGCAACGGGTGCGCCATCAGCTCTCCTTTCTGGACGGCATCAGCGCTGCTGAAGACCAGTGGTTGCGCGAAGCCTGCGTGCTGTTTCTCGACGACAAACGCCTGACCGCCCTGCCCGGCGTCGAACTGCATCAGGAGCAACGCCTGCTGCTCGCCGCCCAAGCGCAGTTGCCGCTGATGCATCTCGGTGATCTGAACTGGTACCAGGGTTTCCACGAGATCGTGCTGTACCCGGACGACTTCCTCAGCCCGCAACGCCATCGCGATGCCAGCGGCGTCGAGCATGAGTGGGACGGCGAACACAGCGGTGAGGCGTGGCAGCAGGGGCCGGTGATTCTCGCCTGGCCCGGCGTACAGGCCAGCGGCGGTTGGGAAGGCTACAACCTGGTGATCCACGAACTGGCGCACAAGCTCGACATGCTCAACGGCGACGCCAACGGCCTGCCGCCGCTGCACGTGGACATGCGCGTCAGCGACTGGGCCACGGTGATGCAGGCCGCCTACGACGACCTCAACCGCCAGCTCGATCACGATCCCGACGCCGAAACCTCCATCGATCCCTACGCCGCCGAGAATCCGGCGGAGTTCTTCGCGGTCACCAGCGAATACTTCTTCAGCGCCCCGGATCTGCTGCACGAGGCTTATCCACAGGTCTACTTGCAACTGCAGCTTTTCTACCGGCAGGATCCGTTGGGCAGACTGCGGCAACTTCAGGCCACAGACCCGGTCTATCAGGCGCACGACTAA
- the ppa gene encoding inorganic diphosphatase: protein MSYSKIPAGKDLPNDIYVAIEIPANHAPIKYEIDKDSDCLFVDRFMATPMFYPANYGYIPNTLADDGDPLDVLVVTPYPVAPGSVIRARPVGILNMTDDGGGDAKVIAVPHDKLSQLYVDVKEYTDLPPLLIQQIEHFFANYKDLEKGKWVKIEGWAGADAAREAITKSVAAYKG from the coding sequence ATGAGCTACAGCAAGATTCCGGCTGGCAAAGACCTGCCGAACGACATCTACGTCGCGATCGAGATCCCGGCCAACCACGCGCCGATCAAATACGAAATCGACAAAGACAGCGATTGCCTGTTCGTTGACCGTTTCATGGCCACCCCAATGTTCTACCCGGCCAACTACGGTTACATCCCGAACACCCTGGCCGACGACGGTGATCCCCTCGACGTGCTGGTCGTGACTCCTTACCCGGTAGCGCCAGGCTCGGTAATCCGCGCGCGTCCGGTCGGCATCCTGAACATGACCGACGACGGCGGCGGCGATGCCAAAGTCATCGCAGTGCCACACGACAAGCTGTCGCAGCTGTACGTCGACGTGAAGGAATACACCGACCTGCCGCCATTGCTGATCCAGCAGATCGAGCACTTCTTCGCGAACTACAAAGATCTCGAGAAGGGCAAGTGGGTCAAGATCGAAGGCTGGGCCGGCGCAGACGCCGCCCGCGAAGCGATCACCAAGTCGGTTGCCGCCTACAAGGGCTAA
- a CDS encoding GNAT family N-acetyltransferase: MRIIQATLEHLDLLTPLFVKYREFYGSLPYPDSSRAFLEKRLRRKESVIYLALADDDDRKLMGFCQLYPSFSSLSLKRVWILNDIYVAEDARRQLVADNLIRTAKKMAKETQAVRMRVSTSADNEVAQKTYESIGFKEDTEFKNYVLPISEEL, from the coding sequence ATGCGGATTATTCAAGCGACCCTCGAACATCTGGATTTGCTGACTCCTTTGTTCGTCAAATATCGCGAGTTCTACGGCTCACTGCCTTACCCGGATTCCTCCCGGGCGTTTCTCGAAAAACGTCTGCGCCGCAAAGAGTCGGTGATCTATCTGGCGCTGGCCGACGATGACGACAGGAAGCTCATGGGCTTCTGCCAGCTCTATCCGAGCTTCTCTTCGTTGTCGCTCAAGCGCGTGTGGATCCTCAACGATATCTACGTCGCCGAAGATGCGCGGCGGCAACTGGTCGCGGACAACCTGATCCGCACCGCAAAGAAAATGGCCAAGGAAACCCAGGCTGTGCGCATGCGTGTGTCCACCAGCGCAGATAACGAAGTGGCACAGAAAACCTACGAATCGATCGGTTTCAAGGAAGACACGGAGTTCAAGAACTACGTGCTGCCTATCAGCGAAGAGCTCTGA
- a CDS encoding DedA family protein — protein MDFNPLDLILHLDVYLDLLVNNYGPWIYAILFLVIFCETGLVVMPFLPGDSLLFIAGAVAAGGGMDPVLLGGLLMLAAIMGDSTNYVIGRTAGEKLFSNPNSKIFRRDYLQKTHDFYDKHGGKTVTMARFLPIIRTFAPFVAGVARMPYPRFFGFSVLGTVLWVGGLVTLGYFFGNVPFIKKNLSLLVVAIILLSLVPMIIGVVRSRFGGTKVQSH, from the coding sequence ATGGATTTCAACCCGCTCGACCTTATCCTGCATCTCGATGTGTACCTCGATTTGCTGGTGAACAACTATGGGCCATGGATCTACGCCATCCTGTTTCTGGTGATCTTCTGTGAAACCGGGCTGGTGGTGATGCCGTTCCTGCCGGGTGACTCGCTGCTGTTCATCGCTGGCGCGGTGGCGGCCGGAGGTGGCATGGATCCGGTGCTGCTCGGCGGCCTGCTGATGCTGGCGGCGATCATGGGCGACAGCACCAACTATGTGATCGGACGCACGGCCGGGGAGAAGCTGTTCAGCAACCCCAATTCGAAAATCTTCCGTCGCGACTACCTGCAAAAGACCCACGACTTCTACGACAAGCACGGCGGCAAGACCGTGACCATGGCGCGTTTCCTGCCGATCATCCGCACCTTCGCGCCGTTCGTCGCCGGTGTGGCGCGGATGCCGTACCCCCGCTTCTTCGGCTTCAGCGTGCTTGGCACCGTCCTCTGGGTTGGTGGTCTGGTCACCCTGGGTTACTTCTTTGGCAACGTGCCGTTCATCAAGAAAAACCTGTCGTTGCTGGTGGTGGCAATCATTCTGCTGTCGCTGGTGCCGATGATCATCGGCGTGGTGCGCAGCCGTTTCGGCGGCACCAAAGTGCAATCGCACTGA